The following DNA comes from Pomacea canaliculata isolate SZHN2017 linkage group LG10, ASM307304v1, whole genome shotgun sequence.
ATAGACATCAGACATGAATAATTATTGCTTGGTGTGGTCTCATGAATAATTATTGGTGTTCCTAGCTAGATAATGttctacacacatgcatgtcttTACTATTGcgtttgttttactgtttattttctgtttcgcCATTgcgtgggcgtgtgtgtgtggcgagaGAGGGGTAAATGAGAGCATGCAAATCAGATTACGAGAACACCAAAATTAGGAAAGCCTTTCTCCAAACGTGTCATCTAAGAAGGAGGataggagaagaagaagaatctgATAATATTCAACACAATACTGCTTCATATTgtctgaatatttatttcagaatcaaagttttcaaaaatcGATAGTCAGGACATACTGTACGCATGCGTCAAACGTCGGGAGCACGAGACATCCGGACGACCAGCATCGCGCCTGCGCACTCACAGCCTGACCCTGCAGCACACACTTCGCCGCAGCAGTCACCGCTTGCGCGTGAAAACACAGGAATTCTTTGGGTCACACAGGGAGTGTCAGGAACTGGCACAGGGCATCCAGCGGACAAGAGGTTGGCTGCAGCTTAGTGGAAAGATACCATTTAAGATGATGTTAGTGAAATAGATAACTATGGTGATCATTCTTTGGGATGGTGGTGGAAGGCACCGAAACCGACTGCTGAATTGTGGGAATTGTAAAGAGAAGGCAAAAGCACTTTAAAGGTCAACTTTCCTCAGACACATTGGAATGATAATATTGCAGTGACGATGCCTGTAACCGTAGGAGTAACATAGGtgtgtacataaatatatttaaatccATACAATGTAATTTTCAACTGGAGTCAAATTTCAGTTAGGCGATTTGTGGATTTAAGGTAGTATTAAAAAAGCAGGAGGGGTGATTGGGAtgttaacagaaaattgtagaaaaaaatgtaatgcaaACTTCTGATCAACAAACAGATGGCAAATTTAGCCAACAAGGTGCACCCACTTGGGCGGGACTTCCGACATTAGACATGGACAGAAATGAGTTCCTTGAGCTAGAGTCACGCGTTATCTGCACTCATTATTTATTCCGGCAACAATTCAGACATACAGCCAACTCATGCACAAGACACGCACACAGTTACAGATGGTCATGTCTGCTTGCTCCCATTCCTGAACAACCGTTTTGATTTAAAACTTGATGATACTTGAAAACAATGAATAGAACAGATTGAACGTTTGAGATTTATTCAAAATGAGTGACTGAAATGAATGCTTCTTCTTACCCACGATATGGGTACCTGACTTattgtgggtggggtgggatggagtggaattggtgttttactctgagccagcaactaaggcaaggcagccagccatgtaaacagatgccaagagacgagagctgaatccaggacagccaaaaATTATTAGGGAAGAATCAAGGCGGAATGAGATAGTTGCTTTCCTCCTTACAAATGCTCTGCAAACTCTTTGTATTTCATTGCCCTTGCGGCCGTCTtaatatttctgtgtgtgtgagattaaACTTTTAACACTTTTGGATTTGGgcataaagttatttttatttgttaggtGACATTTATGTACATTAATTCTTCAATGACGACTAGGACAACGACGATTGCGATAATGATGCTTGAGATGATCATGATTGTATTTTAAGGACAGGCTGGTTGGGGGCCACGGAGGCTTCTAATCCTGATAAACCCTGCCAGTGGATGCGGACACGGTGAGCAGGTCTACCGACGTCGAGTGGAACCCATTCTGCgggcctgtgacgtcaccacggACGTTTTCAGTAAGTGGCAGTATGTCATAATGTGACGTCACTACAAAACATTCCCAGATACCCGAGATGAGGTCAGGGGTGCTAGCATCCATGCGTCATCGCACAAGCTGTCGGGGCGTACCCGCTTGATGGTCTGATGTTAGtgtcattgtgacgtcacaggtcaCGTTTTCAAAGTAGTAGCTAACAGAAGCAATGTTTACTGTGCACGAGGAAACAGGATCTTATATACATAATTAGTTGCAAAGAGTGACAAACCCACGCACTGACAAGAGCgtgaggggaggggaagagaaggggagagatagagagaaggggaggggagtTATTGCCAGCAGTTCACGTGCTCTGTGTTTTGCTAATTTCAGTTAGTTCCTCGGAAGGGGAGGCGTCGAAGCTCCTTCAAAACTGTAAACTGGAAGACATAGATGGGTGAGTCTCTTGATCAGTTTGTCTCTTGGATAATTGTCTGTAGCAGCTGAGACACCTGTTTTCTGTTCATTGAATTTCTGCTATCAGAAACCTTGAAggcgaaaaagaaaaatgtctgagaGAAGGAAACAgggacaaaaattaaaaagatagtAACTGTGACTGTTTTGCAGGGTGATCGTGGTCGGTGGGGATGGCTTCGCTAACGAGTGCATACACGGCCTTGTCCTTCGTGCCCTAGCTGACGCCAACAAGGACGCAAGAGACCTTGACCTTCACCTGTTACCCCCACCTGTTGCTATCGGGATCATACCAGCAGGTATTTTCATTACAGACATAGAACATATGACACAATAAATAGGTAATTATACTTTAAGGCAGAGAAACTTCCTGCTGGCGTCAACAACATTTGTATGACAAGGAGATATTAAAGGTAACTCTGCCTACATTACCAATAATGAGATCAGTGAGTGATTATTTTTCCTTGGACtagaaatgtctgaaaaatccgggtaaaaaaaattgaaagaacaATATAGTGATACTGAAAGCTATTGAtctcaaacaaaagaaatctcCTCGTTAAAAAGAATTCTCTCTGCCATTCCATCCTTTTATCATAAGAAATCGCAGATGACATTATTCGATTGATATTTCTGGGAATCGATGTCAAACTATCAAACGAATGAACTGACGAACAGACGGACGAATAAACGCTGCCTGTCCGGTCATCTATTCCGTTAGTAACTACCATGTCATCACAAATCTTGTTCCCAGGCACAGGCAACTGGCTGGCAGAGCAGGTGTACCTGAGCCAGGACCCCATCACCGCCACCATCCACATTCTCCGAGGTAACCGTTGGGCCATCACACGAAAACACCCCTTTCTCCGCCCACGCATGGTCTGTTCCAAAAGACAGCACATCGTAAACACCTTTATAGCCTCCTATCCAACCCAATGCAGCATTTAGTGGtcacgaaataaaaataataaacagcataCAGTCCATAACATTGTAACGTTAACGTAGTTTGCCGCTgctccctccttcctttctctattttttttctgtctgtttctgtCGCTCTGTAAGGTGCTGCACATTGTCCACGCCCAGTTTGTGTTTACGGACAGCCTGTcgtctattttctatttacgtCAAAAAGACGGTTGACATCGCCGCATCTGTCAGGCCTCCACCCCGAGTCTGTTTACGTCACCGCCTAAGACCACGCGGCCCCGGCCTTAAACAGGCGTTAAGCTGGAGGCGCGAATCTCCTGTCTTTATCAAAAAAAAGCAGTAAGAGCCGGCGTGTTGCCGAGCTGTCACGATAAGACAAACCAAAGATTTCAAAGCGCAAGTCAATGTCATCTGACTGAGACACTTTTGTGGACCACCTAACCGCACCATCGCCACCATTATCAACACCCACGCATACCGACAGCTGCTTCCACGACACTTTTCTCTCGTCCCACCCAAACCTGTCTtccggagaaaaaaaaaccaactcgaGTATGATTTGGACGATTTTTCTCAAACTGTGCGAATGCCTGAAGTTGACAGCAAAGGGAGAGGTGTGTTACCTGTTCAGATTATTTACCTGTATTCCGCAGGTTCCGTCGTTCATGCCAGCGCGGTCAGTCTCCACGTGCCGGGGCAACTGGTGCGAGTGGCCAACCTCGTCCTACATTTTGGCCTCATCGGTGACCTCATGCACTACTGTCAGCAGTCGCGCTGGATGGGATCAGCGAGGTACTCGGGTAGGCACTTCCGTAGCTCTTTCCCTGTCCTTCTGAACTCATTTCCTATGTATACTAACTTCTTGCCGACTCTTCTGAACTTTTTCCACATTTCCTCACCCTTTTTTCACTCTCTTGAACTCTTGTGCGAACCTTTTCTGTTTCCCTGCATTTCGTAacgttttctttccctccttaaCACTTCCCCGCTCCTCCTCTACTCTTTCCCACCCTTCGTTATCTCTGCTCCTGCCCTTCTGTACTCTAAAAGGCATAAAGCCAAACCCTGCGAGACGTATTCTGATTACATTACGAGAAGCATTTTGGGGTACCACACCCTACCCCATTCTTCAACACAACTTTCAAGTAACGGACTATAAAGAAGTGACAGGAAGCTACAAACGATAACCTGTTGTTTTCATCTTCAGTGCTTCCTCCTGCCGCCCTCCTGAAAAGACGCACAGCCTCGGTCGCAATGGACATGTATCTCGCTGATAAcagtgacgacgacgatgatgatctcATACAGAGCTTTCCCATGAAGCAACACTTTGCCTGGGAGGACCAAGATGGTCGAGGTACGTTGTAGCCAGTATTTATCTGACGTCATGAGCAGGGTTGGACGAGGagtgttctatttttttcaagtacgTGTAAAAGTTCTTGAGTTCAATGAACGAGAGAAGGATGTCAACCCTTACGGAGCCCGCCCTAgctttgtaaaaatattcagCTAAGTGAAAAGATTCGAGAAACGAAAGTAGGAGTGTTGTTCATTGAACACTGCAGAATATTCCTTTAATCATTAAAATTACTTTCGTCATAAATATTCTTAGATGAGTCCACATTAGTGAATATGTGCATGAGGTCTAGGCCTTCACCTGTGCGGGAGGACCCGTCATGGTGACAAGGTGACATTGTTTGTGGTCAGCAAAGGTGTGTTGGCTGTTTCCAGCTGATCGTGTCAGCAATCAGGTGTACAACATCGGGGTGCACGTCAACAGGGTGCTGACACCGGACGGGGTGCTGCGGTCTAGCCTTCGGCCGCCCCACCATGGCCACCCAGGTGATCGGCAGGTGCACGCTTGGCGGGCTGGTCAGGCATCTGACTAAAGTCAGGGACGAAGTACCTGGCCAGGTGAGGAACAGTCTCATAACTTTGTGAGGTTTTATAAAGTGCATGAATTTTCTCCCAGATCTTTCAGTGATAAAAGGGTTGATCACACTTACAAAGACACGCAGGTACTTAAATAATCAAAGATAAATATATCCTCGCACATACATATTCGCATAATGTCGTTAATGTCATTTAAgtatttgctttctttccaCCCACtagtgcacatacacacaacatactTTAGTGCTATGGGtaatattattttgcttattgCAGAATGATTTTAGCTTCGTGGACTGTCGCGAGCTCAAGGCTTTCTCTGTGAAGCTGAATGACACCAGCACTCGGaaacaaaaatggtattttaacTGCGATGGAGAGAGCATCCTACTGACCGCAGACAGCTTCCACGTCAGGTGAGGCTGAGGTCATGAATTCTGTCATTTATTATCGGACATTGTCGATGTAGGTGGCGCAAAAcagggaggatggggaggaagagagagagagagattgtattACTAAATCTTTGTTGACAGTACTCCATCAGCTGTAGTCTCTTACATATCGCTTGCCATTCAGTCACTGCACATACACTTTTTACTATGTGATTGCCAAACCAGTCTGTTTCATCGATCTTAAACATCGAcgagagagcagacgacaaatcTGCCATGTTTAGCTTCATAGAGTGTTTTATTGTGTGAAAACTTTGACTGAGGAGTTGGTGGGAAAAGATAGGTGGGCTACGCGTGTCTGACCATCTGCGGTGTGTTTCAGGCTACACCCAAAAGTGATCCCTCTGTTTGGCAATTTGAGTACGAAGTGAAGGCAACAACATCTTCGTGACAAGTGAATTCTTCTTTTTGGAGTCTTCCCCGGTGACATCCCTCCTTCGCAGAGGTGGAAAACTTCTATGTGACAATGTGAGATACGATTTCTCTACACTGGCTTCTTATGTGACACGCTGACAAACAATTCTCCCTTGAGTGGTCtgtttacaatgtaaaaaataagGTAGAGGTCGTCCCTTGACCTTTAAGATTGTTGGGGGGTAAGTGGGTGGATGTGAAGTGTTAGAGCCTCACTTTTGTCGgggtcaacttttttttttttttgtgtaagggcggtgcccatctctctACCTCACTGCCTTAGCTTTCCCAAATCCTCTATggggtcaggtacccgttcccgACAGCTGATGGTTTTTACGACTACGGGGAGTTCACTAcactacacgggtatcgaaccgacgaATTGTTGGGTTGGGATGCCAGTTCTCTAAAAATTCGGCTATCCGCTTCATCGCTCCATTATCACGTGAAGCTGACAGAGGAGTGATTTGGCAGTATGATTGTGTCTGACAAGGTTATCAAACTGACCCAAGTCAACGAGTGTGATGATGGTATTCATAAGAACCACGACACAAATCCATTATTCATATAAGCGCACACGAAACCGACAATCTacattatatctatatattttgaAGACACGGAATgcaatttctgtttgtgtgtgtgtgtttttgagagatagagagagagaaaaaaaaacactctagTATGATGCTTTTTCATAATTCAAGTAACATGAAATTCAAATGGTAATACTTAATGTCTGCGCTATGATGCTGGCCTTTTGAGTGGAACAGCCAGCATCAGAACACCAGCTAACTTCTCAgtttatttaacatttgtttactgCACGAGAAATAAGAGTAATGCAATGTTCCGCGTGTACGCGCGTGTGTTGgtatatttcagttttgaagcgtttttttaaatacttgtatCGTTATTGCGTTATTAGAagttttaatattatgtttgtcttctttacgcatatatttacaattcatttgagaactttttattatttacaaatgtatcTGTTTATCAAAATATTGCTTCTTCGCTGACACTGTAAAATGTCCGAAATGGTTTCAAAGAAACTGTTAATTTCTTATGTCTGTCTTAGGATAATTATGTGTATTATTGAGTAAATGTGAATCTATATGCaagtgcatatgtgtgtgcgtgcgtgcgtatgagTTCTTACTCGTATATGTCTGTCTATGAAAccatttattgtttattgctcAATTAATGTTAGATCGTAGagagacaacaaaaaagaagaaaagaaacagataaaagaaaaaaaaaaaaggaaaggactAAAGCGTTTTGCCAGACACGAACTTGAACTCGATTATAATTATGCCCTGAACTGTTCCCTTTCGTGCCGTTGTCCACTTCAACTTCTCACCACAtttgttctcttgtttttgGCTTTGTTTGGCTGCTTTTTGTTCACAGGCCATACAGAACTATGTTTTTATCTAGAACCTGCCTGGTTAGTGTCTTACTTTCACGGCAAAGTTGCAGTCTTAAACTCGAAAGtcctttttaactttttttctcgtcttgcttttgctttacatttattaaaaaaatattcaagttCTTGATACCACATCAGCTTTGCTCAACCATTCAGTTTACTTGTCTATTTAgattttttcttactgtttcAAACTCTATAATAATATGCAAGTGCCTAAGCTAGTACTCAACAGGTATGATTGTCCCTTATCTATTTATGCTAATGTCTATGCAAGATAAATTACTTTTACTGACATATGTATAGACAAACTGAACCATAATCACTTCATTAAATTTTTATGACGTGTCACATTTCCCGCATTGTTACAcgaaattaaacaataaaaggtTTCGTTTGCTCAGTTTCGCTGTTTCGTCTCTTAATTCCACTGCTACGTAAATGTGTGAGGATAATGTGGAGGTTCAAAGTTGGCGAGAACGTatatctgaaagaaaaacaaacaaacaaacaaacaaacaaacaaacaaacaaataaacaaacaaatcaaacaaatgcagagaaagagagagaatggcaAAATAGAGATGTGGTTTTTACATCTGACGAAGTGATTTTTGTCACTAACGGACTAAGCACTGTCGTCAGGTCACGTGTTGTTTGCACGATAAAGATTAAGCTAAATTTTAAAGAACGTAAAGGAGTCAGAAATGGAAAGATGATAATCAAAGTGACTTAtgttcagtctttttttttcctttcacaaaattttacttcaaaattaGTTAAGTTCACTTCTTGAATTGAGCAAAAATGCCAAAAATGGTTCCTGCAGACACAGCTGTAACCTAGTAGCTTTGAGAGGTTGGGATGCAAGTGAAGGGAAGGAGGAATAAAACAAACTGGCCTGAAATAAGCGCAGTCTCTAACACTACCTAAGGGAGAAAGGTTCCGAAAGGCTACTTTTGTCATTAAAACGAGGAATCAAAGCACAGCAATGTGTATCTAGCGTTGTTTACAGGACCAACACGATCAGTCAACGTCATCGTCATCGTATGCTCAGCCTGCACATGGCAGACGAGACTGTGATAAACTTGGAAACGGTCCTTTATTCTGACCCCGTAGGAGACATATTTCacgaaagtgaaaaaaaaaaaagctatagaTGAATTTTTCTAGATAAACAAGTAGGTGATACCCTACTTAGCACCCGTCTTTTTAGCACTCGCACACGAGTCTGGGTGGTGCTGCTTTGTCAACAGAATATTtaccatacatttttttacttatagTTACTTCATGATTTTTTTCGGGGGAGGGGCCAAAAAGCCTAATCTACTTCTGGCTTGGCACTAATAAATCTAAAACATAACAGATCATAAAGCTTGAGATGTTGTACTCCATCAACAGGAGAGCTCGCATCGTCCGCTCTTCTTCAAGCTTATAGAAAAACGGGAAGCTCGTTCTCTAGGCGTATTTCTAGAAGTCAGCTCGGTAAGtcgtttgccagcagtccataCTGTATACTGTCCTTgatcagtgtttatttttacacgTTTATGTCTACGTTAAGCTAACATCTTGGCTTAGGTACTTCAAAGCTTTTAGTAATGTTTTTGGTTGAGCATTTAGAATGACATTAGCACAACTGAAACAATGATAAATTCTCACTCGGGTCGAAGTCATCTATCATGacatgacaatgacgatgaccaACTtcatttgtcccagtgggcaattggaacatgggaaggtgctctagttacaaaagtaaaagttggatataaaaataagaattgaAGTTTGTTGCAAGGTGCAacgttaaaagatgtcaacagcgAAGAATATTAGcaaatgaaggggaaaaaatgggcaagtgacatatatatatacacaaaacaaacaaacatacatcaaGGATATTGTCGATTCTTATCCCGGTTTAATTAGAAAGAGCAATAGAAATGGAAGGTACAAGTTAAGGAATTATATGTCTAGCTTatatcttttgttgttttttttttaatattcttttcaGACTTACTGGAATATAATTCTCTACCTCATAGATTTTCCGTAATATGATGTGTTTACTCGCCTCTAAAAGTAGGACACTAATAATATTGAAACTGAGTAAGAAGATTGGTCAAGGTCTTCAAAGTAGTGAACCCGGAACATCATTAactactgtttatttttgtcattttcgtTTTTTCCAAAGCAGACCCGGAACAGTATCAAGTAAACCTACTCAAAACTGCGGTGGTAACATGATAAGCACCCGTGATAAGCTCTGTTCGTAGTAATCATGGAAGAGGAGGATTTAGGCCCAGGTAAAAACCCATTTAATTCTGTTGTAGTACTGCCGCGATTGTCACCTGTCAACCTTCCGGGTCAGGTCAAGAGGTTTATTATGGTGTCGCAACACGATGAATTCCTGATACACCTCAGTTATCTTGTACGGTTTGTTCTTTTGTCGTCGCCGTTCTTGTCTTgttcagcttaaaaaaaaatttgctagaACACCAAACTTTTATAGATCTACATTTCATGAAGCATTGAATAATGGAGCGCGAGACTATGCTGTGGTACaaaaaaatatctcagaaaATTATCAAATGAGCCTGAAACAAAGCTAAAATTATTACCATATGTCACTCACGAAAGCtgacaaatattattttgagaatgcatgtctgtgtgtctgtgtgagtaaaacttctctctcccctttttctttttttacatgctctctctcatacacgaacacacacacacacacacatttaattcttttcagttttCCGTGTAGCATTCGAACGCTTTTTTTGCTTGTTCTctcatcttctttctcttttccttcttgtctCACTGGAATGAGAATTTAGGAGGGAATATTAATtcgttcatatgtgtgtgtgtgagagagagacggagcTCGCAAACGATATCAGAGCTGCTGTGCAGATGACATGTATTTTttagaagcattttttttttatctgcccTGTTCCCAATTTATCCTCACGTTACACAAGCATACGTGTGTACAGGAACTGACAGTGAGCTTTTGATTACAGCATGTTAAACCTTTCTACCATTTCCAAACTACAGGGAAACTGAACAAACTCGTGAATGTTTAGGAAATAAGTTCGTGGAGATTCTGAATGTTTATTAGAACGAAGGAtgttaataaagaaatgtagatTTTCATCAGATTTTCTCAGTCTTTTATACGTGCTTATCATATTTCGCGGCAATTAATTGTACTACTTATAAAGTAACAGACGGGAACACTGGGCAACAGTTGACTGTCAAGCACAAGGCGTTTTAGCGCTAACAGCAATGACAAGTGGTGTCGGTAACAAATATTTAGACTGCTTTGTAATTCTGTAAACATATTTTCGTCAGCTTATACAacatcgatatatatatatttttatttttttaaaaaaggtaagttatttgtttatttattttcgtttaGTGCTTCACGACACGCTGTTTTATCAAAG
Coding sequences within:
- the LOC112573726 gene encoding ceramide kinase-like; protein product: MFRVLETEEGLVQVKVDEVGNILWSRLSNEDKSSCIFSESKFSKIDSQDILYACVKRREHETSGRPASRLRTHSLTLQHTLRRSSHRLRVKTQEFFGSHRECQELAQGIQRTRGQAGWGPRRLLILINPASGCGHGEQVYRRRVEPILRACDVTTDVFISSSEGEASKLLQNCKLEDIDGVIVVGGDGFANECIHGLVLRALADANKDARDLDLHLLPPPVAIGIIPAGTGNWLAEQVYLSQDPITATIHILRGSVVHASAVSLHVPGQLVRVANLVLHFGLIGDLMHYCQQSRWMGSARYSVLPPAALLKRRTASVAMDMYLADNSDDDDDDLIQSFPMKQHFAWEDQDGRADRVSNQVYNIGVHVNRVLTPDGVLRSSLRPPHHGHPGDRQVHAWRAGQASD